In the Augochlora pura isolate Apur16 chromosome 7, APUR_v2.2.1, whole genome shotgun sequence genome, TTCACCCTTCGGGGACGGAATTAGTTGTGTAAAATGCAAGCGTGTAAACGTTAGAATCCTTGGTtgcatttcttttaattcggTTCGGCAATAGAATGGTATTCTCTCATCGACCGAAGGAAAAAAACGGACGAAACGTGACGCTTTTCTACTCGGCGAAACATTTCGTATGCTTCGAAAAGAAcggaaaaaaacgaaaacaagAAGATATCGATgtgttctaaaaattaatctaaatcTATCCGATGTTATTCGTTCGGTacagaataattgaaatctCTACTGTCGAGAACGTAACATCGCGCCTCGATATGAAAAACGGGGTCCGGCTGAACAGGGATGGAAAAATTTGGAAGATTCGGTGGTCGACCAGTGAAACAAGGACCTCTATTTGGTTCTAGGACCTCTCGCAAGCACTGTACGCGAGACGTTGATTTTCATCGCCGGTCGCGCGACGGATATCCGAAATCTTTGTATCAAATGGTTTGTCCTTGCGTTATGTTTCGATTTCTTATTTGATCCTTaagttttcttaattattagtaaCGATCGGTTTAGCCGCTCACCATCCATGGTAACAAAAGCTCCAAAAGACGAAATCGAAAGTTCTCCGTGTCTTCCTCGCATcgtgtaacaaaaaaaaaaaacggacgACAACGGAACAACGTTTTTCTCAAccgaaacgtttcgaaaaaCGAACACAATAGCTGCGTGTTTTGCGCGCAAGCGAGTAAAGAAATAGACAAACATCGACGAATCCCTGTTCCGCAGGGTTCGAACATCAATATATCCATTCTCTCTTACACCGAGACAAATACTCCGATTATTTACCAGTCCATTTAACAACGATtcaccaaaaaaaaaagaaaaaaaaaataaataaaactgcgTTCCCCTCGTTTCCTGTTTCCCATCGTTATCATACCACAAATACTCTCAAGCATCGGCCGTTTAACTCTCTATCCTTAAAAACGATACAAACATCCATCCCCTCTGTTACCAGAGGCGAAATTGTCAAACACAACAAGCGACAGCAGTAAGACTCGAGTCACATTGAACGAAGAACTTCCTTACTGTTAATGGAACACGCTTCCCGCAAAATGGGACGCGCGTTTCTTTCAACAGGGAAACTGCCATTCgacttttttctttaatcgATGCTCGAGCGAGGGCTTCGAATTCGTGCTAAGCGGGGTGCCGATGCAGACCTCGCGCTCTTTCTCTGCCGTAATGCGTTCGGACAGTGAATTGAACAAGTACAATACTTGTTGGAATTCGTCGAAAAGCATATATAGAAGAAAGGATTTTACGGCAGAGAAAGTGCGAGAAGCGACGGTTGACGTGGTGTCAGTTCAGTTGACGAGCTCTAGTCTCTAGGATCCAGAGATCCCGGGATCTTTCTGCGACGTGCATGCGAAAGCTCTTCTTCGCACCGAATGCTCCTAAGTATAAAAAGAGAACACAAGTCGCGCAATATTCTCTTCAAGTTTGACTCATAGTCCTGCTCTAGCTGACACAGTCAACTGGATTGAAACTAGTCCGCGCGTCCGAGCACATTTGCTTAGACACTCGAGTCCAAGTGACTCAGTGGTCGTCCCGAATCGCTTTAAATGTCATCCGAAGATCTTGGAAATGCACTGAATACAATTTGGTTCCCATACACTCTTATCTGCTGGTCTCGGCGTCTGAACTGCCAGCAAGAGCCATCTGTGGTTACTGGATCGACCAGCAGTGAAGGTTACGTTTTTGAAAGACACGATCGACCCAGTACGTTCAAGACATTCCAAGGCTACTAATTCTACTACGATCAAGGGACCCACGGGAGAGTCCTTGTGTAAATATTTCCACAGAGGCAAGTTTATTAGTGCATAGATCAATTTCGGAAAGCAATCGAAGCGATCGGAACGATTCCCATCGCCTCCAATTTTTAGTCCTGCCTCGAACGAGCATCGGCCAGGGATTCCCAATGACCCTCTACATAGTCTTTACATGACAGAACACCGTGAAACGTTGTACCTATTATCTTGGTCCACATTGTTAACGCTGAATACGCGCAGCAGCCTGTCGGTGTCCTCGTAGACGGATCTgttctgctgctgctgctgcttcaTCAGCCTTATCaacttcttcctctttctcagCCTGATGGACCAGCTGGTCTCCTCTTGCACGTTCTTCACGCACGTCGTCGACTCCCCGATCTCCCTCTTCTGGGGGCTCTGGAACGCGTAGTTCACCGGCATCAGCTTCGACGGCTGGGAGAAGGAGTCATAAACGCGGACTGGACGATCCAGCGACGACCTTTTCTTCACGGGGGTCAATAGCAGCGGCTGGTCCTTCAGGGATTTGGACAGGTTGAAGCTCTTAGGGTTCGTCTGCAGCCTGGCGTCGTTCAGGCGGGACAGGACCTTGGTATTGTCCTTGATCGTCGAGGAACTAATGTGGTT is a window encoding:
- the LOC144472177 gene encoding uncharacterized protein LOC144472177; translated protein: MKQKIAKANNILVPNIGMSNYRVTNHISSSTIKDNTKVLSRLNDARLQTNPKSFNLSKSLKDQPLLLTPVKKRSSLDRPVRVYDSFSQPSKLMPVNYAFQSPQKREIGESTTCVKNVQEETSWSIRLRKRKKLIRLMKQQQQQNRSVYEDTDRLLRVFSVNNVDQDNRYNVSRCSVM